In Limnohabitans sp. INBF002, one genomic interval encodes:
- the rimI gene encoding ribosomal protein S18-alanine N-acetyltransferase, with protein MSAVLKPEVRLEPLTAALLDDVLRIENSAYAHPWTRGNFADSLKSGYKLLALMGGDTLIGYFVAMEGVEEVHLLNITVAPEFQGQGYGVLMLDALSVWARSRQAQWLWLEVRVGNTRAMQVYERFGYRRVGERKNYYPADHGQREHAVVMSLKL; from the coding sequence ATGAGTGCCGTTTTGAAACCCGAAGTTCGCCTAGAGCCGCTGACTGCAGCGCTGCTCGACGACGTGCTGCGCATCGAAAACAGCGCTTACGCCCACCCGTGGACGCGCGGCAACTTTGCGGATTCGCTCAAGTCGGGCTACAAGTTGCTGGCGCTGATGGGCGGCGACACCCTGATTGGCTACTTCGTGGCCATGGAGGGCGTGGAAGAAGTGCACTTGCTCAACATCACTGTTGCGCCTGAATTTCAGGGCCAAGGCTACGGCGTGCTCATGCTCGATGCCTTGTCGGTGTGGGCGCGCAGCCGCCAAGCCCAATGGCTGTGGCTGGAGGTACGCGTGGGCAACACCCGCGCCATGCAGGTGTACGAGCGGTTCGGCTACCGTCGCGTGGGCGAACGCAAAAACTATTACCCCGCTGACCACGGCCAACGCGAGCACGCGGTGGTCATGTCGCTCAAGCTGTAA
- a CDS encoding uracil-DNA glycosylase, translating to MTDTLHLDKRQRAMLAEMGVRVWSPMSEAAVMGSPAVETLVVDTSASAPAEVVMQAHAEEAHSFAAASELATQAIANAAGHDTATRQMPAPVAKAESAPIIIQRPEGIDQMDWSALHSTVSGCQACALCGSRKNTVFGVGAPAAEGQAPQVDWLIVGEAPGENEDLQGEPFVGQAGKLLDNMLGVMKLSRTGERTAEGGGVYIANVLKCRPPGNRNPKPEEVAQCLPYLERQVALLKPKMILAMGRFAVQALLRDTVPEVETTPLGKLRGRVYQYQNLPVVVTYHPAYVLRNLPEKAKVWADLCLAMAHLKGSE from the coding sequence ATGACCGACACCTTGCACCTCGACAAACGCCAACGGGCCATGCTGGCCGAGATGGGCGTACGCGTGTGGTCGCCCATGTCTGAGGCCGCTGTCATGGGTAGCCCCGCGGTGGAAACCTTGGTGGTCGACACATCCGCCTCTGCACCCGCTGAAGTGGTGATGCAAGCCCACGCCGAAGAGGCGCACAGCTTTGCTGCCGCTAGCGAACTGGCCACGCAAGCCATTGCCAACGCCGCAGGCCATGACACCGCAACACGGCAAATGCCTGCGCCTGTGGCCAAGGCTGAGTCCGCTCCCATCATCATTCAGCGCCCCGAGGGCATCGACCAAATGGATTGGTCAGCCTTGCACAGCACGGTGTCTGGCTGCCAAGCTTGCGCCTTGTGCGGCTCGCGCAAAAACACCGTGTTTGGTGTGGGCGCGCCTGCGGCAGAGGGGCAAGCCCCGCAGGTGGATTGGCTCATCGTGGGCGAAGCCCCAGGCGAAAACGAAGACTTGCAAGGCGAGCCGTTTGTGGGCCAAGCAGGCAAGCTGCTCGACAACATGTTGGGCGTCATGAAGCTGTCACGCACCGGTGAACGCACGGCAGAGGGCGGCGGCGTGTACATCGCCAACGTGCTCAAGTGCCGCCCACCCGGCAACCGCAACCCCAAGCCCGAAGAGGTGGCGCAGTGTCTGCCTTACCTTGAGCGCCAAGTGGCTTTGCTGAAACCCAAGATGATTTTGGCCATGGGCCGCTTTGCGGTGCAGGCCTTGTTGCGCGACACCGTGCCCGAGGTGGAAACCACGCCGCTGGGCAAACTGCGTGGCCGCGTGTACCAATACCAAAACTTGCCGGTGGTGGTGACCTATCACCCCGCGTATGTGTTGCGCAACTTGCCTGAAAAGGCCAAGGTGTGGGCTGATCTTTGTTTGGCGATGGCTCACCTTAAGGGCTCTGAGTAG
- the pyrF gene encoding orotidine-5'-phosphate decarboxylase, protein MTFLDMLSAAERQNNSMLCVGLDPEPTKFPDRIKGDSNKIYDFCAAIVDATADLVNSFKPQIAYFAAHRAEGQLERLMEHMRRVAPHVPIILDAKRGDIGSTAEQYAIEAFERYGADAVTLSPFMGWDSVAPYLKYHGKGAFLLCRTSNPGGDDLQNQRLASVDGQPLLYEHVARLAQGPWNLNGQLGLVVGATYPKEIERVRELAPTVPLLIPGVGAQGGDAAATVKAGLRQRDGATTGPIIVNSSRAILYASNGDDFAAAARRVALQTRELLQASRA, encoded by the coding sequence ATGACCTTCCTTGACATGCTGAGCGCCGCAGAGCGCCAAAACAACTCCATGCTCTGCGTGGGCCTCGACCCCGAGCCGACCAAGTTTCCAGACCGCATCAAGGGCGACTCGAACAAGATTTACGACTTCTGTGCGGCCATCGTCGATGCCACAGCAGATTTGGTGAACAGCTTCAAGCCTCAAATCGCTTACTTTGCCGCGCACCGTGCTGAAGGCCAGTTGGAGCGTTTGATGGAGCACATGCGCCGCGTCGCGCCCCATGTACCCATCATCTTGGATGCCAAGCGCGGCGACATTGGCAGCACCGCCGAGCAATACGCCATTGAAGCCTTTGAGCGTTATGGCGCCGACGCCGTGACCCTGTCGCCCTTCATGGGCTGGGACTCGGTGGCACCTTATTTGAAGTACCACGGCAAAGGCGCGTTCTTGCTGTGCCGCACCTCCAACCCCGGCGGTGACGACTTGCAAAACCAACGCCTCGCGTCGGTTGACGGTCAGCCTTTGTTGTACGAACACGTGGCACGGTTGGCCCAAGGCCCTTGGAACCTCAATGGTCAACTGGGGCTGGTGGTGGGTGCGACCTACCCCAAAGAAATTGAACGTGTACGCGAACTTGCACCCACTGTGCCCTTGCTCATCCCCGGCGTGGGTGCTCAAGGTGGCGATGCGGCGGCGACTGTGAAGGCGGGTTTGCGTCAGCGCGATGGTGCCACCACAGGACCCATCATCGTCAACTCCTCACGTGCGATTTTGTATGCGTCGAATGGTGACGACTTTGCAGCCGCTGCACGTCGTGTGGCATTGCAAACGCGTGAGCTGCTTCAAGCCTCACGGGCTTGA
- the tsaB gene encoding tRNA (adenosine(37)-N6)-threonylcarbamoyltransferase complex dimerization subunit type 1 TsaB, with the protein MHNNQWLALETSTDTLSLAVARGTHTWTHTSAGGALTSTHMIPQTLALLKEADLALADLQAVVFGRGPGAFTGLRTACSVAQGLAFGADLPVLPIDTLLAVAEEARAARVAPVTRVLTVMDARMEQVYVAAYEFTPNAADVTPPNADDTNQMQGTWRCVQAPELHSPESLHWPVEWSQDSFIAAGNAWPVYVDRWPTAFTAPQVTALPTAAALLRLAPAAWAAGAAVPPEEALPLYIRDKVAQTTDERMQIKAQQAEQLAQAAAPTIRP; encoded by the coding sequence ATGCACAACAACCAGTGGCTGGCGTTAGAGACCAGCACCGACACCCTTTCTCTTGCGGTCGCGCGCGGTACGCACACATGGACGCACACCAGCGCAGGCGGTGCGCTCACGTCCACGCACATGATTCCGCAAACCTTGGCGCTCTTGAAAGAGGCCGATTTGGCATTGGCTGATTTGCAAGCCGTGGTGTTTGGCCGTGGGCCGGGCGCGTTCACGGGTTTGCGCACCGCGTGCTCGGTGGCGCAAGGTTTGGCCTTTGGTGCAGATTTACCCGTGTTGCCGATTGACACTTTGTTGGCCGTGGCTGAAGAAGCGCGTGCGGCCCGTGTTGCACCCGTGACCCGCGTGTTGACCGTGATGGATGCACGCATGGAGCAGGTGTATGTGGCGGCGTATGAGTTCACGCCAAATGCTGCTGATGTCACGCCCCCCAATGCAGACGACACCAATCAAATGCAAGGCACATGGCGCTGCGTGCAAGCGCCCGAGCTGCACAGCCCAGAATCTTTGCATTGGCCCGTTGAGTGGTCGCAAGACAGCTTCATTGCCGCAGGCAATGCGTGGCCGGTGTACGTAGACCGTTGGCCCACCGCATTCACGGCACCTCAAGTGACGGCCTTGCCCACCGCCGCTGCGCTGCTGCGTTTGGCTCCCGCTGCGTGGGCCGCAGGTGCTGCCGTACCTCCTGAAGAAGCATTGCCGCTCTACATTCGTGACAAGGTGGCGCAAACCACCGATGAGCGCATGCAAATCAAAGCGCAACAAGCAGAGCAGCTGGCGCAAGCCGCTGCGCCGACAATCAGGCCCTAA
- a CDS encoding GntR family transcriptional regulator — MKISDQIRLRIESAISSGELLPGDAIDDVALATQHKVSRTPVREALLQLQAQGILSSTPRGGHIVSKMNLQQLLSLWELLAELEGVVVRLACERMTNDEIKALVKQHRSSQKLATKEDIDGWQEANLKFHEIIYEGARNSFLRQEVLRIRSRTGAYRRHAFGALGRIKSSYEQHEKIVDALEKRDAAAAFTCMTAHMRPGRDSKTLNDFIISLPRELLAG; from the coding sequence ATGAAAATCAGTGACCAAATTCGACTTCGCATTGAATCGGCTATCTCTTCGGGAGAGCTGCTCCCCGGTGATGCCATTGATGACGTGGCCTTGGCCACGCAGCACAAGGTCTCTCGCACGCCCGTTCGTGAGGCACTGCTTCAGCTGCAAGCGCAAGGCATTTTGAGCAGCACCCCGCGGGGCGGTCATATCGTGTCAAAGATGAACTTGCAGCAGCTGCTTTCGCTTTGGGAATTGCTTGCCGAGTTGGAAGGTGTTGTGGTTCGCTTGGCATGTGAGCGCATGACCAACGATGAAATCAAAGCCTTGGTAAAACAACACCGCAGCAGCCAGAAACTGGCGACCAAAGAAGACATTGATGGCTGGCAAGAGGCCAACCTTAAGTTTCATGAAATTATTTACGAGGGCGCCCGTAACTCGTTCTTGCGACAAGAGGTCTTGCGCATTCGGTCACGCACGGGGGCTTATCGGCGCCATGCGTTTGGCGCTTTAGGCCGCATCAAATCGTCTTACGAGCAGCACGAAAAAATAGTCGACGCGCTCGAAAAACGTGATGCTGCGGCTGCATTCACCTGCATGACGGCCCACATGCGCCCTGGCCGCGACTCAAAGACTTTGAACGATTTCATCATCAGCCTGCCACGTGAGTTGTTGGCCGGCTGA